One region of Culex pipiens pallens isolate TS chromosome 2, TS_CPP_V2, whole genome shotgun sequence genomic DNA includes:
- the LOC120421105 gene encoding wee1-like protein kinase — protein MSMDTYTESSGVDSSPDMNSSVELPSPPDARCVVMPRKLTFGLSPDGNSNGGGGNTADYRRAGLTVSPRKQPSVSPPYRKVRALRLFDSPATPKTILQKSKFGKTLGAAGGGDVLAKPIDGTTTGSLICEKPRAVPLHRNYENVLPPANVNPFTPPGMFMRTKKRTRSGQDNNNDNGLNVSLPVAFACNRINQQQPTAAVAAAPHRASFGHFGQVQKPPAASGGGDVLKPLEDDYGEVRQAPKRLALQDSNISRYEKEFVELSLLGVGEFGLVYQCLNRLDGCVYAIKKSIKPVAGSSFEKTALNEVYAHAVLGKHDNVVRYYSAWAENNHMLIQNEFCNGGSLQTLLQERPLKESELRTLLLHIAEGLKYIHSNDLVHMDLKAGNIFLTKVPIRPAYSSSSSTSSAAHHPDAADDGFEDIFDDLENEFVITYKIGDLGHVTSVNDPQVEEGDCRYLPNEILQEDFSNLPKADIFSLGITLYEAAGGGPLPKNGDQWHLLRKGSFPDVPTLSREFNELIKLMMHPDPEKRPSSTTIFNHAVLSPIDSKTKAQLCLELSMERQKNEVLLRKLKEQSKMLKSYEQAQTPIGRKCRGVNSTGGGTTVTTTTTVSSRDLTVSDRKLRSYSRKKRLGSLMTTRRGIRDNSKGKEY, from the exons AT GTCGATGGATACCTACACGGAGAGCAGCGGAGTGGACTCATCGCCGGACATGAACTCTAGCGTGGAACTGCCCTCGCCACCGGACGCACGGTGCGTCGTAATGCCGCGCAAGCTCACGTTCGGCCTGTCGCCAGACGGTAACAGCAACGGTGGCGGCGGCAACACTGCCGACTATCGGCGCGCCGGTCTCACCGTCAGCCCACGGAAGCAACCCTCGGTTTCACCACCCTACCGGAAGGTCCGAGCGCTGCGACTGTTCGACTCGCCGGCCACACCCAAGACGATTCTGCAGAAGAGCAAGTTTGGGAAGACGCTTGGCGCTGCCGGGGGAGGGGACGTGTTGGCCAAACCGATCGACGGGACGACGACGGGGTCGTTGATTTGCGAGAAGCCTCGGGCGGTGCCGTTGCACCGGAATTACGAGAATGTGCTGCCACCGGCGAATGTGAACCCGTTCACGCCGCCGGGCATGTTTATGCGGACGAAGAAGCGGACGCGGTCCGGCCAGGACAACAACAATGACAACGGGCTGAACGTGAGTCTGCCGGTGGCGTTCGCCTGCAACAGGATCAATCAGCAGCAGCCGACGGCGGCGGTGGCCGCGGCACCACATCGGGCTAGCTTTGGTCACTTTGGCCAGGTGCAGAAACCCCCGGCGGCGAGTGGTGGCGGGGACGTGCTGAAACCACTCGAGGATGATTACGGAGAAGTTCGACAGGCTCCGAAGCGATTGGCCCTGCAAGACTCGAACATTTCCCGGTACGAGAAGGAGTTTGTCGAGTTGTCGCTGCTGGGCGTTGGCGAGTTTGGGTTGGTCTATCAGTGCCTGAACCGGTTGGACGGATGCGTGTACGCGATCAAGAAGAGCATCAAACCGGTCGCCGGAAGTTCGTTCGAGAAGACGGCCCTCAACGAAGTGTACGCCCACGCCGTGCTCGGCAAGCATGACAACGTCGTCCGCTACTACTCGGCCTGGGCGGAAAACAACCACATGCTCATCCAGAACGAGTTCTGCAACGGCGGAAGTCTGCAGACGCTGCTGCAGGAACGCCCCCTCAAAGAATCCGAACTCCGCACGCTGCTCCTTCACATCGCCGAAGGGCTCAAGTACATCCATTCCAACGATCTCGTCCACATGGACCTGAAGGCCGGCAACATCTTCCTCACCAAAGTGCCAATCCGTCCGGCGTACTCGTCCTCCTCGTCAACCTCCTCCGCCGCCCATCACCCGGACGCCGCCGACGACGGCTTCGAGGACATCTTCGACGACCTCGAGAACGAGTTCGTCATCACGTACAAAATCGGCGACCTCGGCCACGTCACGTCCGTCAACGACCCGCAGGTCGAGGAAGGCGACTGTCGCTACCTGCCGAACGAGATCCTCCAGGAGGACTTCTCGAACCTGCCCAAGGCGGACATCTTCTCGCTCGGAATAACCCTGTACGAGGCGGCCGGCGGCGGTCCGCTGCCCAAGAACGGCGACCAGTGGCACCTGCTGCGGAAGGGCAGCTTCCCGGACGTGCCCACGCTCAGCCGGGAGTTTAACGAGCTGATCAAGCTGATGATGCACCCCGACCCGGAGAAGCGACCGTCCTCGACGACCATCTTCAACCATGC GGTGCTCTCGCCGATCGACTCGAAGACGAAGGCCCAACTCTGCCTCGAGCTCAGCATGGAGCGGCAGAAGAACGAGGTGCTGCTGCGGAAGCTCAAGGAGCAGAGCAAGATGCTCAAGTCGTACGAGCAGGCGCAGACGCCAA